In the genome of Tripterygium wilfordii isolate XIE 37 chromosome 19, ASM1340144v1, whole genome shotgun sequence, one region contains:
- the LOC119985406 gene encoding beta-amyrin 28-monooxygenase-like has translation MKYTWRVAMETLRMFPPVFGGFRRALEDIEYDGYIIPKGWQIFWVTNMTHMDGKIFPEPSKFDPARFENQASVPPYSFVAFGGGPRLCPGNEFARIETLVAVHYLVTRFTWKLCSDNLFSRDPMPVPTKGLPIKISARRTM, from the exons ATGAAGTACACATGGAGAGTAGCAATGGAGACATTGAGGATGTTTCCTCCGGTCTTTGGTGGCTTCAGGAGGGCCTTGGAAGATATAGAATATGATGGATACATTATCCCTAAAGGATGGCAA ATTTTCTGGGTAACAAATATGACTCACATGGACGGCAAAATATTCCCAGAGCCATCAAAGTTTGATCCTGCTAGGTTTGAGAACCAAGCATCAGTTCCGCCCTACAGCTTCGTTGCATTCGGAGGGGGACCTCGATTATGTCCAGGAAATGAGTTTGCAAGGATCGAAACCCTCGTCGCTGTCCATTACCTCGTCACGCGATTTACTTGGAAGTTATGTTCAGACAATTTGTTCAGCAGGGATCCAATGCCGGTACCAACTAAGGGGCTACCAATCAAAATTTCAGCAAGGAGGACAATGTGA
- the LOC119986152 gene encoding cytochrome P450 716B1-like: MNNLFAVFLFLLPIFILLIRERRWSKRLPPGSLGLPIVGQSLRLLRAMKANAGEKWFEEKIKKYGPVLKLNLFGKPTIFIYGQAANKFIFSSDGSTTVYQQTKSTSMIFGERSLFGLTGQDHKRVRQALLSFLRPESLKEYVGKMDEEVNKHFEMHWQGKQELTVMPLMKTLTFNIICSLLVGLERGTQRDEHVQSFQEMMGGVWSVPINLPFTRYNRSLRATARVRTMLKDLISQKKQKGGSGSPRQDLITYLLNIGHDSNEQEITEEEIIHNAVLVMIAGHDTTSILLTFLIQVLANNPTIYARVLQGIHIIQPRGDSPIGDLTVRHSVCVGMSGVRNLLDIFLVVFASWACLAGDVYAHGF, translated from the exons ATGAATAATCTTTTCGCTGTCTTTCTGTTCCTTCTTCCAATCTTCATTCTCTTGATCAGGGAAAGAAGATGGTCGAAACGGCTCCCTCCGGGCTCACTAGGCTTGCCTATTGTAGGCCAAAGCCTCCGCCTTCTTCGTGCGATGAAAGCCAACGCTGGCGAAAAATGGTTCGAAGAAAAGATCAAGAAATATGGACCAGTATTGAAGCTGAACTTATTTGGAAAACCAACAATCTTCATTTATGGACAGGCTGCGAACAAGTTTATCTTCTCCAGTGATGGCAGCACTACTGTTTATCAACAAACCAAGTCAACAAGCATgatatttggagaaaggagttTGTTTGGACTTACCGGACAAGATCACAAGCGCGTTAGGCAAGCCCTTCTTTCATTCTTGAGGCCGGAGTCGTTGAAAGAGTATGTTGGGAAGATGGATGAAGAAGTGAATAAGCACTTTGAAATGCATTGGCAAGGGAAGCAAGAGCTCACG GTTATGCCATTGATGAAGACCCTCACATTCAACATAATATGCTCTCTGTTAGTCGGACTCGAGCGAGGAACTCAAAGAGATGAGCATGTGCAGAGCTTTCAAGAGATGATGGGAGGAGTATGGTCAGTACCAATTAACTTGCCCTTCACACGCTACAACCGCAGCCTCAGAGCAACTGCAAGGGTACGGACAATGCTCAAGGATCTGATTTCACAGAAGAAGCAAAAGGGTGGTTCTGGTTCGCCCCGTCAAGACCTCATCACTTACTTGCTCAATATCGGCCATGACAGCAATGAGCAAGAAATAACTGAAGAGGAGATCATTCATAACGCTGTACTTGTCATGATTGCTGGACATGACACTACTTCTATTCTGCTCACTTTCTTGATCCAAGTATTAGCCAACAATCCTACCATTTATGCTCGTGTTCTTCAAGGTATACATATAATTCAACCAAGGGGCGATAGCCCCATTGGTGATCTTACTGTTAGGCATTCGGTATGTGTGGGCATGTCCGGTGTTCGAAATCTCTTGGATATTTTCCTGGTGGTATTTGCATCGTGGGCTTGTCTTGCCGGTGATGTTTACGCGCATGGTTTTTGA
- the LOC119985397 gene encoding cytochrome P450 716B1-like codes for MIELLYILACHPVKTICCSFFFPLQMNTLLAILVFFVSVFIFFNRKTRSSKRLPPGSLGLPFLGQSLEFLRAMRSNDGRKWLEQRIRKYGPVSKLNLFGKPAVFIHGQAANKLVFTSDSSGTAQTTAMRAILGDQTLFGLSGHDHKRVRNALMTFLKPESLKAYVGKMDDKVNEHLQVYWQGKREITVLPLMKTLTFNIICSLLFGIEHGIQRDQLLVGFQDMIGGMWSVPINLPFTYYNRSLKASSRVRKIVKGLIRERQTEIKQNHGSPHRDLITSMLNLRNEANDRVITDEEIVQNVMLVMTAGHDTSSVLITFLIRLLATNTAVYTAVCQEQEEIAKSKLRGESLTWEDLAKMKYTWRVALETLRMIPPAFGGFRKALRDIEFDGYIIPKGWQIFWVSSMTQMDEHIFPEPSKFDPGRFENQASIPPYSFIPFGGGPHLCAGYEFAKIETLVTIHYIVTQFTWKLTADDSFTLDPMPTPTRGLPIQIFPRNIM; via the exons ATGATAGAGCTTCTATATATTTTGGCTTGTCACCCTGTAAAGACCATCTgttgttctttcttctttcccttACAAATGAATACTCTCTTAGCCATACTTGTGTTCTTTGTGTCTGTCTTCATTTTCTTTAACAGGAAAACAAGATCATCAAAAAGGCTTCCTCCTGGCTCACTAGGACTACCTTTCTTAGGCCAAAGCCTAGAATTTCTCCGTGCGATGCGATCCAACGACGGTAGAAAATGGCTTGAGCAAAGGATTAGAAAATATGGACCAGTGTCAAAGCTAAACCTCTTTGGAAAACCAGCAGTTTTCATTCATGGACAGGCAGCCAACAAGCTCGTATTCACTAGTGATAGCAGTGGCACTGCACAAACAACGGCGATGCGTGCAATTTTGGGTGATCAAACTTTGTTTGGACTGAGCGGCCACGATCATAAGCGTGTTAGGAATGCTCTGATGACGTTCTTGAAGCCAGAATCACTGAAAGCGTATGTGGGGAAGATGGATGACAAAGTGAACGAGCACCTTCAAGTGTACTGGCAAGGGAAGCGCGAGATCACG GTATTGCCGCTGATGAAGACACTCACGTTCAATATAATATGCTCTCTTCTGTTCGGAATCGAGCACGGAATTCAAAGAGATCAGCTTCTGGTTGGCTTTCAAGACATGATAGGAGGAATGTGGTCGGTCCCAATTAACTTGCCCTTCACATACTACAACCGCAGCCTCAAGGCAAGTTCACGAGTCCGGAAAATTGTGAAGGGTCTTATAAGGGAGAGGCAGACTGAAATCAAGCAAAACCATGGTTCTCCTCATCGAGACCTCATAACTTCCATGCTCAATCTCCGCAACGAAGCCAATGATCGAGTAATAACCGATGAGGAGATTGTTCAAAACGTTATGCTTGTCATGACTGCCGGACACGACACGTCATCTGTCCTAATCACTTTCTTGATCCGCCTTTTAGCTACTAATACTGCTGTCTACACTGCTGTTTGCCAAG AACAAGAAGAGATCGCGAAAAGCAAGTTGAGAGGAGAATCGCTGACGTGGGAAGACCTTGCGAAGATGAAGTACACATGGAGAGTAGCATTGGAGACTCTACGGATGATTCCTCCAGCATTTGGTGGCTTCAGGAAGGCTCTCAGAGATATAGAATTCGATGGATACATCATTCCTAAAGGGTGGCAA ATTTTCTGGGTTTCAAGCATGACACAAATGGACGAACACATATTTCCAGAGCCATCGAAGTTTGATCCTGGTAGGTTTGAGAACCAAGCATCGATTCCTCCTTACAGCTTCATTCCATTTGGAGGAGGACCTCATTTGTGCGCAGGATACGAGTTTGCAAAGATTGAAACTCTGGTCACAATCCATTACATTGTCACTCAGTTTACATGGAAGCTAACCGCTGACGATTCGTTTACTTTGGATCCAATGCCAACACCAACTAGAGGGCTGCCTATTCAAATCTTTCCCAGGAACATAATGTGA
- the LOC119985400 gene encoding cytochrome P450 716B1-like — protein MDTLLYIFLFLVSIFIFLISKRSSKRCPPGSRGLPFMGQSLGLLRAMKNNTTEKWLEDRVRKYGPVSKLSLFGKPAVFIYGQAANKLVFAGEGSTTGYHQPKSMIKIMGESSLLGLSGQDHKRVRHALMSILKPESLREYVGRIDEEMRNHLEMHWEGKQEVTVLPLMKTLTFNIVCSILIGLERGVRRDKFLDSFQEMIQGVWSVPINLPFTSYSRGIKASASIQNMVKDLIQEKREEFNQNGASRSRDLTACLLNIRDENNEPVLTDKEILHNLILVMIAGHDTSSILITFIIRLLANDPSVYAGVVQEQEEITKTKSKGEPLKWEDLAKMKYTWRVATETLRMFPPVFGGFRSALKEIEYEGYTIPKGWQIFWVSSMTHMDDRLFPEPTKFDPNRFRDQASIPPYSFIAFGAGPRLCPGIEFARMETLVAIHYITTRFTWKLCADNLFSRVPMPLPTKGLPIQIVPRNLL, from the exons ATGGATACTCTCCTATACATCTTTTTGTTCCTTGTCTCCATCTTCATTTTCCTCATCAGCAAAAGATCATCAAAAAGATGCCCTCCAGGCTCACGAGGACTACCCTTCATGGGCCAAAGCCTAGGCCTTCTTCGAGCCATGAAAAACAACACTACTGAGAAATGGCTTGAAGATAGGGTCAGAAAATACGGACCAGTATCAAAGCTAAGCCTCTTTGGGAAGCCAGCAGTTTTCATATATGGACAGGCTGCAAACAAGTTGGTATTTGCCGGTGAGGGAAGCACCACTGGCTACCACCAACCCAAATCAATGATAAAGATAATGGGTGAGAGCAGTTTGTTAGGACTAAGTGGCCAAGATCACAAGCGTGTTAGACATGCGCTTATGTCGATCTTGAAGCCTGAATCCCTGAGAGAGTATGTGGGAAGGATTGATGAAGAAATGAGAAATCACCTTGAAATGCACTGGGAAGGAAAGCAAGAGGTCACG GTGTTGCCACTGATGAAGACTCTCACATTCAATATTGTATGCTCTATTTTAATTGGACTTGAGCGAGGAGTTCGAAGAGATAAGTTTCTGGATAGCTTTCAAGAAATGATACAAGGTGTATGGTCAGTCCCAATTAACTTGCCCTTCACAAGCTACAGTCGAGGCATCAAGGCAAGTGCAAGCATCCAAAACATGGTCAAGGATCTTATCCAGGAGAAGAGGGAGGAGTTCAATCAAAATGGTGCATCTCGGAGTCGAGACCTCACTGCTTGCTTGCTTAATATCCGTGATGAAAACAATGAACCAGTATTAACTGATAAGGAGATTCTTCATAATCTTATTCTTGTCATGATTGCTGGACATGACACTTCATCTATTCTAATCACTTTTATTATCAGGCTTTTGGCTAATGATCCTTCTGTTTATGCTGGTGTTGTTCAAG AACAAGAAGAGATAACCAAGACCAAGTCCAAAGGAGAACCACTAAAATGGGAGGACCTTGCTAAGATGAAGTACACATGGCGAGTAGCAACAGAAACTTTGAGGATGTTTCCCCCAGTCTTTGGTGGATTTAGGAGCGCGCTCAAggaaatagagtacgaagggTACACTATACCAAAAGGATGGCAA ATTTTCTGGGTTTCAAGCATGACCCACATGGATGATAGACTTTTCCCAGAGCCTACAAAGTTTGATCCAAACAGATTTCGGGACCAAGCATCAATTCCACCCTACAGCTTCATTGCATTCGGAGCGGGACCTCGGTTATGCCCAGGAATTGAGTTTGCAAGGATGGAAACACTAGTTGCAATCCATTATATTACCACAAGATTTACATGGAAGTTATGTGCTGACAATTTGTTCAGTAGGGTTCCAATGCCACTACCAACTAAAGGGCTTCCAATCCAAATTGTACCAAGGAATCTGCTGTGA
- the LOC119985402 gene encoding cytochrome P450 716B1-like, whose amino-acid sequence MDPLFSISLVLVPIFFIFLMKKRRSSKRLPPGSLGLPFIGQSLGLLRAMRANTAEKWLEQRIKRYGPISKLSLFGKPTVFIYGQAANKLVFASDSSKISNKQVQSIKMILGDRNLLELSGQDHKRVRNALMMFLKPESLKEYVGKIDEEVREHLQMHWQGKQEVTVLPLMKTLTFNIICSILFGLERGTLRDLYQERFKEMTQGMWSVPINLPFTRYNCSLRASKKVQNMLKDLVSEKRAELEQNKASPCQDLITCLLSISDENNEQVVSEKEIIDNIMLVMFAGHDTSSVLITFLIRELANNPAVYAGVLQEQEEIAKSKSTGESLAWEDLGRMKYTWRVALEVLRMFPPVFGGFRNTLKDLEYNGYLIPKGWQIFWVTNMTHNDDTIFPEPLKFDTTRFEKQASIPPYSFIPFGGGARICPGYEVARIETLVTIHYLVTQYTWKLCSDNFFKRDPMPVPTKGLPIKIVPRKVI is encoded by the exons ATGGATCCTCTCTTCTCCATCTCTCTGGTACTTGTTcccatcttcttcatcttcctgATGAAGAAAAGAAGATCATCAAAAAGACTTCCTCCCGGCTCACTAGGACTACCCTTTATCGGACAAAGCCTCGGACTTCTGCGTGCCATGAGAGCTAATACTGCTGAAAAATGGCTTGAACAAAGGATCAAAAGGTATGGACCAATATCAAAGCTTAGTCTTTTTGGCAAACCAACTGTTTTCATCTATGGACAGGCTGCAAACAAGCTTGTTTTCGCCAGCGATAGCAGCAAGATCTCAAACAAACAAGTCCAGTCCATAAAGATGATTCTGGGTGATAGGAATTTATTAGAACTGAGCGGCCAAGATCACAAGCGCGTCCGAAATGCTCTCATGATGTTTCTGAAGCCTGAGTCACTGAAAGAGTATGTGGGGAAGATTGATGAAGAAGTGAGAGAGCATCTTCAAATGCATTGGCAAGGGAAGCAAGAGGTCACG GTGCTGCCATTGATGAAGACACTCACTTTCAACATaatatgctcaattctgtttGGACTCGAGCGAGGAACTCTAAGAGATCTGTACCAGGAAAGGTTTAAAGAGATGACACAAGGAATGTGGTCAGTGCCAATCAACTTGCCCTTCACACGCTACAACTGCAGCCTCAGAGCAAGTAAGAAGGTGCAGAACATGCTTAAGGATCTTGTAAGTGAGAAACGGGCGGAACTCGAGCAAAATAAGGCTTCTCCTTGTCAAGACCTCATCACTTGCTTGCTCAGTATTAGCGACGAAAACAATGAACAAGTAGTTTCTGAAAAGGAGATCATTGACAATATTATGCTTGTCATGTTTGCTGGACATGACACTTCATCTGTTCTAATCACTTTCTTGATCCGGGAACTGGCTAACAATCCAGCTGTCTATGCCGGTGTTCTTCAAG AACAAGAAGAGATAGCTAAGAGCAAGTCCACCGGAGAATCGTTGGCGTGGGAAGATCTCGGGAGGATGAAGTACACATGGAGAGTAGCATTGGAGGTTTTGAGGATGTTTCCTCCAGTCTTTGGTGGTTTCAGGAACACTTTGAAAGATTTAGAATACAATGGATACCTTATCCCCAAAGGGTGGCAA ATATTTTGGGTTACAAATATGACTCACAACGATGATACCATATTCCCGGAGCCATTGAAGTTTGATACTACCAGATTTGAGAAGCAAGCATCCATTCCGCCCTACAGCTTCATCCCGTTTGGAGGAGGGGCTCGGATATGTCCAGGATATGAGGTTGCAAGGATTGAAACACTTGTGACAATCCATTATCTGGTCACTCAATATACATGGAAGCTATGTTCGGACAATTTCTTCAAAAGGGACCCAATGCCGGTACCAACGAAAGGACTACCAATCAAAATTGTACCAAGAAAAGTTATATAA